In Leucobacter sp. CX169, a single genomic region encodes these proteins:
- a CDS encoding ABC transporter ATP-binding protein — MTTRPTPSPAEPIGGGLSVRLEGVTKAYGATAVLRDFDLALAPGELVCLLGPSGCGKTTALRCVAGLEPVTSGRVRIGEVDVTDVPASRRDIGMVFQQYSLFPHLSVARNVEFGLGMRRVPRVERGARVGEMLDVVGLGHLAARYPHELSGGQQQRVALARALVTRPRALLLDEPLSALDAKVRVLLRDQIRSIQTELGITTIFVTHDQEEALAISDRVAVMNRGSIAQLGSPEELYRRPSSAFVADFVGLSNRVSGVLDGSVVTVLGGALPALPDPGGASSGVDRQVTAYVRPENVVLGPTRGGAGAAESVVLTSGFLGAIRRTVVELPDGSTLASQHSASTTFRPGDRVGITLIPEPVTVGPRG, encoded by the coding sequence ATGACTACTCGTCCGACGCCATCTCCCGCCGAGCCGATCGGCGGCGGCCTATCCGTGCGGCTCGAAGGCGTCACCAAGGCCTACGGAGCCACGGCCGTGCTGCGAGACTTCGATCTTGCGCTCGCCCCGGGTGAGCTCGTCTGTCTGCTGGGCCCATCCGGGTGCGGGAAGACGACGGCGCTTCGCTGCGTCGCGGGGTTGGAACCGGTGACCAGTGGACGCGTGCGCATCGGAGAGGTCGATGTCACCGACGTGCCGGCGAGCCGTCGCGACATCGGCATGGTCTTTCAGCAGTACTCCCTGTTTCCGCATTTGAGCGTGGCGCGCAACGTCGAGTTCGGCCTCGGGATGCGTCGGGTTCCGCGCGTCGAGCGCGGTGCCCGAGTCGGCGAGATGCTCGATGTTGTGGGACTCGGACACCTCGCGGCGAGGTACCCGCACGAGCTATCCGGCGGCCAACAGCAACGGGTCGCGCTCGCCCGTGCGCTCGTGACTCGGCCGCGCGCCCTATTGCTCGACGAGCCGTTGTCGGCGCTGGACGCCAAAGTGCGGGTGTTGTTGCGGGACCAGATTCGCTCGATCCAGACGGAACTCGGCATCACGACGATCTTCGTGACCCACGACCAGGAGGAGGCGCTCGCGATCTCGGACCGGGTGGCGGTCATGAACCGGGGGAGCATCGCTCAGTTGGGGAGCCCCGAGGAGCTGTACCGGCGGCCAAGCTCGGCGTTTGTTGCCGACTTTGTCGGGCTGTCGAACCGGGTCTCCGGTGTGCTCGACGGTTCGGTGGTCACGGTGCTCGGCGGGGCGCTGCCCGCGCTGCCGGACCCCGGAGGCGCCTCGAGCGGTGTCGACCGTCAGGTCACCGCCTACGTTCGCCCGGAAAATGTCGTGCTGGGCCCGACGCGGGGCGGGGCGGGGGCCGCGGAATCGGTTGTCCTGACGTCCGGCTTTCTCGGGGCGATTCGGCGCACCGTCGTGGAGCTTCCTGACGGGAGCACGCTCGCCTCGCAGCACAGTGCGTCGACGACGTTCCGGCCGGGTGACCGGGTGGGGATCACGCTCATCCCCGAGCCGGTCACGGTCGGTCCGCGTGGTTGA
- a CDS encoding ABC transporter permease, with product MRAPVPGRPSRGVAHAVIGGVGVVFLIPLLSMLEFTFRQMGGGYGLEHWGALFAPENARSTRALVQGIGNSLVLAALTVGIVLALFFPTIVLVHLRFPRLERALDLLTVLPIAIPAIVLVVGFAPLFRVLGNWGATGTWTLSLAYGVLVLPFVYRAINAELTGMDARVLAEAAQSLGAGWGTVLVRVIAPGLRGSLLAASLLTIAIVLGEFTVSSLLNRTTLQTALLQVSKSDPFVAVAVSLLALVGAFLLLLTVSGLDRRGRAPSAPPRSVSKKDPTP from the coding sequence ATGAGGGCGCCGGTCCCGGGCCGCCCGTCGCGCGGCGTCGCCCACGCGGTAATCGGGGGAGTCGGCGTCGTGTTTCTCATTCCGCTGCTCTCGATGCTCGAGTTCACGTTCCGCCAGATGGGCGGTGGGTACGGCCTCGAGCACTGGGGTGCGCTGTTCGCCCCGGAGAATGCGCGCAGTACCCGGGCGCTGGTGCAGGGAATCGGGAACTCGCTTGTGTTGGCGGCGCTCACTGTCGGGATCGTGCTCGCCCTCTTCTTCCCGACGATCGTGCTCGTGCATCTGCGCTTTCCGCGCCTGGAGCGCGCGCTCGACCTACTCACCGTGCTTCCCATCGCGATTCCCGCTATCGTGCTCGTCGTCGGATTCGCGCCCCTCTTTCGCGTGCTCGGCAACTGGGGCGCGACGGGAACCTGGACGTTGAGTCTGGCCTACGGCGTGCTCGTGCTGCCGTTTGTCTATCGGGCGATCAACGCCGAGCTCACCGGGATGGACGCGCGGGTGCTCGCGGAGGCCGCCCAGTCGCTGGGGGCGGGCTGGGGCACGGTCCTGGTTCGAGTGATCGCGCCAGGTCTGCGCGGAAGCCTCCTGGCGGCCTCGCTCCTCACGATCGCCATCGTGCTGGGCGAGTTCACGGTGTCATCGCTGCTGAACCGAACCACGCTCCAGACCGCGCTCTTACAGGTTTCAAAGTCCGATCCGTTCGTCGCGGTCGCCGTCTCGCTGCTGGCGCTCGTGGGCGCGTTCCTCCTGCTGCTCACGGTAAGTGGCCTGGATCGGCGCGGGCGCGCTCCGTCGGCACCCCCTCGTTCCGTCTCGAAGAAGGACCCAACCCCATGA
- a CDS encoding ABC transporter permease subunit, protein MKRLLPALGLTPFVLYIFLFLCVPTVLAVGSGFVGTDGFTLANLSVLLSPSALDAFGASVWVSALTALIGACVGAILCWAIAALPERGLLRKSVDAASSVLAQFGGIMLAFAFVATVGIQGIVTVTLRERAGIDLFADGVWLYELPGLILPYLYFQIPLMVITFGPAFSALRPGWAEAVATLGGSRVSYWTRVGGPLLAPSFFGSLLLLFANAFSSYATAAALISQGSQIVPLQIRAALIGETGGSNAGSAGVLALGMILVMAVVMCAYGWLMRRAGRWQR, encoded by the coding sequence ATGAAACGACTGCTCCCGGCGCTGGGGCTCACCCCCTTCGTCCTGTACATTTTCCTCTTCCTGTGCGTCCCCACCGTGCTCGCCGTCGGAAGCGGCTTCGTCGGCACCGACGGATTCACCCTCGCGAACCTCTCGGTGCTGCTGTCCCCGAGTGCGCTCGACGCGTTCGGGGCGAGCGTGTGGGTGAGTGCGCTCACGGCACTCATCGGCGCGTGCGTCGGCGCGATCCTGTGCTGGGCGATCGCCGCCCTCCCCGAGCGCGGGCTGCTACGCAAGAGCGTGGACGCGGCGAGCTCAGTGCTCGCTCAGTTCGGCGGCATCATGCTTGCCTTCGCGTTCGTCGCGACGGTCGGGATCCAGGGAATCGTCACCGTGACGCTCCGCGAGCGTGCGGGGATCGATCTCTTCGCCGACGGCGTGTGGCTGTACGAGCTTCCCGGCCTGATCCTGCCGTATCTGTACTTTCAAATTCCCCTGATGGTGATTACCTTCGGCCCGGCATTCTCGGCGCTGCGCCCCGGATGGGCCGAGGCAGTGGCTACGCTGGGCGGCTCGCGCGTGAGCTATTGGACACGGGTCGGCGGACCGCTGCTCGCGCCCAGCTTCTTCGGGTCCCTGCTGTTGCTCTTCGCGAATGCCTTCTCCTCGTATGCCACGGCGGCGGCGCTGATCAGCCAGGGGTCACAGATCGTCCCGCTGCAGATTCGGGCCGCACTGATCGGTGAGACCGGGGGCAGCAATGCCGGCTCCGCCGGCGTACTGGCGCTGGGCATGATCCTGGTGATGGCCGTCGTGATGTGCGCCTACGGATGGCTCATGCGTCGCGCCGGGCGGTGGCAACGATGA
- a CDS encoding ABC transporter substrate-binding protein produces the protein MTVRPILRTAVFATTALVLGGTLVACSSSSGDAAGSVSATQDASTAKSAADFGGMEALVQAAQEEGQLNVIALPEDWANYGAIISGFEEKYDITVNSASPDASSAEEIQAADNLQGQDTAPDVFDLGTAVALENTAKFAPYQVETWDDIPAANKHPEGLWVNNYSGIMSLGYDSDKLPEPTALADLLGADYRGSVALNGDPTQAGAAFAAVGWLAALNGGGVDDFGPGIDFVGDLRAAGNFLPLDPTPATIASGETPAVLDWSFNNVAVAQDVPSWKTVVLPGAAYVSFYNEAINADAPNPAAARLWQEWIFSDEAQALFLEGNAVPVRIDALTELGAVDEKLIDAATFGTSGADWVSPDEAQTAAANAVLAERWAAAIK, from the coding sequence GTGACTGTACGTCCTATCTTGCGTACCGCCGTATTTGCCACCACTGCCCTCGTCCTGGGCGGAACGCTGGTGGCCTGTTCATCGTCGTCCGGAGACGCTGCCGGCAGCGTGTCGGCAACACAAGACGCATCGACCGCGAAGAGCGCCGCCGACTTCGGTGGCATGGAGGCCCTGGTACAGGCCGCTCAAGAAGAGGGCCAGCTGAACGTCATCGCCCTCCCCGAGGACTGGGCAAATTACGGTGCGATCATCTCCGGATTCGAGGAGAAGTACGACATTACGGTGAACTCCGCCTCGCCCGACGCCTCGAGCGCGGAGGAGATTCAGGCCGCGGACAACCTGCAGGGTCAGGACACTGCCCCCGACGTGTTCGACCTCGGGACCGCGGTCGCACTCGAAAATACCGCGAAGTTTGCCCCCTACCAGGTGGAGACGTGGGACGACATCCCGGCGGCAAACAAGCACCCCGAGGGCCTCTGGGTCAACAACTATTCCGGCATCATGTCGCTCGGCTACGACTCGGACAAGCTCCCCGAGCCCACGGCGCTCGCCGATCTGCTCGGCGCAGACTACCGTGGATCGGTCGCGCTGAACGGAGACCCGACGCAGGCCGGCGCAGCCTTTGCCGCGGTGGGTTGGCTTGCGGCCCTGAACGGCGGCGGCGTCGATGATTTCGGGCCTGGCATCGACTTCGTCGGCGACCTGCGTGCGGCGGGTAACTTCCTGCCGCTCGATCCGACCCCGGCAACCATCGCCTCGGGCGAAACGCCGGCCGTCCTGGACTGGTCGTTCAACAACGTCGCCGTGGCACAGGACGTGCCGAGCTGGAAGACGGTCGTGCTGCCCGGTGCCGCTTACGTCTCCTTCTATAACGAGGCGATCAATGCGGACGCGCCGAACCCGGCCGCGGCGCGCCTCTGGCAGGAATGGATCTTCTCGGACGAGGCCCAGGCCCTGTTCCTCGAAGGCAACGCGGTGCCAGTGCGCATTGACGCGCTGACCGAGTTGGGCGCCGTTGACGAGAAGCTCATCGACGCGGCGACCTTCGGCACGAGCGGTGCCGACTGGGTCTCGCCCGACGAGGCGCAGACTGCGGCCGCAAACGCGGTGCTCGCCGAGCGCTGGGCCGCAGCGATCAAGTAG
- a CDS encoding DUF3039 domain-containing protein, with amino-acid sequence MGIFTRNDPGSPAGGTDVLDRELEELLNQEHLEDGDHERFSHYVPKDKILESALTGKPVRALCGKKWTPGRDPEKFPVCPDCQKVYEKMKK; translated from the coding sequence ATGGGTATCTTTACGCGCAACGATCCGGGCTCGCCCGCAGGCGGAACTGACGTCCTCGACCGCGAACTTGAGGAGCTCCTGAACCAGGAACACCTGGAGGACGGGGACCACGAGCGGTTCTCGCACTACGTGCCCAAGGACAAGATCCTCGAGTCTGCCCTCACGGGGAAGCCCGTGCGTGCGCTCTGCGGCAAGAAGTGGACCCCGGGTCGCGACCCGGAGAAGTTCCCGGTGTGCCCGGACTGCCAGAAGGTCTACGAAAAGATGAAGAAGTAG